A region of Candidatus Defluviilinea gracilis DNA encodes the following proteins:
- a CDS encoding mannose-1-phosphate guanylyltransferase gives MNPHTYAVIMAGGGGTRLWPLSRKETPKQLLPLLGKETLFQSTVARLEALFPPERILIVTVAEQARVMQEQVPAIPKENYLIEPAPRGTASVVALAAAVLQKRDPQAMMTIQTADHHIRNKDLFKYLIASAFDVAEKEYLVTLGITPTFPSTGYGYIQQGEPLPDEYKYPVYTVKRFKEKPDEVTAQQLLQSGDHSWNSGMFVWKTNVILAEVERQMPELFKVVSEISSAWDTPKREAVIQEHWSGLKSQTIDYGIMEHAEKVAVLPAGGLGWSDVGAWDSLFEVLMPDANGNVAVNTEHIEIDSHHTLVYSANNGRLMVTIGMDNVIVVDSGDVLLVCKADQAQRVRDVVEKLKKAKQEKFL, from the coding sequence ATGAATCCACACACATACGCTGTCATCATGGCTGGAGGCGGGGGGACTCGTCTGTGGCCTCTCTCACGCAAAGAAACGCCGAAACAATTATTGCCTTTGCTCGGCAAAGAGACTCTTTTTCAAAGCACGGTTGCGCGGCTGGAGGCGTTGTTTCCGCCTGAACGAATCTTGATCGTCACCGTTGCAGAGCAAGCGCGTGTGATGCAGGAACAAGTCCCTGCCATCCCCAAAGAGAACTATTTGATCGAGCCTGCGCCGCGCGGGACGGCGTCTGTGGTAGCATTGGCGGCGGCGGTTTTGCAAAAGCGCGATCCGCAAGCGATGATGACGATCCAAACAGCGGACCATCACATCCGCAACAAGGATCTGTTCAAGTACCTCATCGCTTCTGCATTCGATGTGGCGGAAAAAGAGTATCTCGTCACGCTGGGAATCACACCGACGTTTCCATCCACTGGATATGGGTATATTCAACAAGGCGAGCCATTGCCTGACGAATACAAATATCCTGTCTACACAGTGAAGCGATTCAAAGAGAAGCCCGATGAAGTCACCGCGCAACAGTTGCTTCAAAGCGGCGACCATTCATGGAACAGCGGCATGTTCGTTTGGAAAACAAACGTGATTCTCGCCGAAGTTGAACGTCAAATGCCCGAACTCTTCAAAGTTGTTAGCGAAATTTCGTCCGCGTGGGATACTCCAAAACGCGAGGCTGTGATACAAGAGCATTGGTCGGGGCTGAAAAGCCAGACGATTGATTACGGGATCATGGAACACGCGGAGAAAGTTGCAGTCCTTCCCGCGGGCGGACTCGGTTGGAGCGACGTGGGCGCGTGGGATTCGTTGTTCGAAGTGTTGATGCCAGACGCGAATGGAAATGTCGCGGTCAATACCGAGCATATCGAAATCGACTCGCATCACACGCTCGTCTACAGCGCAAACAACGGACGCTTGATGGTCACTATTGGTATGGATAACGTGATTGTGGTAGATTCGGGCGACGTGCTGTTGGTCTGCAAAGCGGATCAAGCCCAGCGCGTGCGCGATGTTGTGGAAAAGTTGAAGAAAGCGAAACAGGAGAAATTTTTGTAA
- a CDS encoding deoxyguanosinetriphosphate triphosphohydrolase encodes MYFTRQQLEEIEDKSLAPYGMRSKDSKGRAYLDSEPDYRTSFQRDRDRILHTTAFRRLEYKTQVFINFEGDYFRTRLTHTLEVAQIGRTFARALGANEDLVEAVCLAHDLGHSPFGHSGEAALARLMKDHGGFDHNKQSLRIVTELEQRYPEFPGLNLTWEVREGMVKHESEYDISDAREYQPDLRGNLETQIANVADELAYTTHDLDDGLRSGMITPQMLDGIALWEILRETYNWSGRELEEMERHRMIRQLVGILITDMVEATDKRLKESKAKSALDLQKLKHNMIGHSEDMQRRNRELKDFLYKKLYRHYRVARMQVKAERLITDLFHAYQAEPLMLPDSVQTLIDKRGLERAICDYIAGMTDRYAIEEHQKLFSPLEKP; translated from the coding sequence ATGTACTTTACGCGCCAGCAACTTGAAGAAATAGAAGATAAAAGCCTCGCGCCCTACGGCATGCGGAGCAAAGACTCAAAAGGACGCGCCTACCTGGACAGCGAACCGGACTACCGCACATCGTTCCAACGCGACCGCGACCGTATTCTCCACACTACAGCCTTTCGCCGCCTCGAATACAAGACACAGGTTTTCATCAACTTTGAAGGCGACTACTTCCGCACCCGCCTCACCCATACCCTCGAAGTTGCCCAGATCGGCAGAACATTTGCCCGCGCCCTCGGCGCCAACGAAGACCTCGTGGAAGCGGTCTGCCTCGCGCACGACCTGGGGCACTCGCCGTTTGGTCATTCTGGCGAAGCCGCATTGGCGCGATTGATGAAAGATCATGGCGGATTCGACCACAACAAACAATCCCTGCGTATCGTCACCGAACTCGAACAGCGTTACCCCGAATTCCCGGGTTTGAACCTGACGTGGGAAGTCCGCGAAGGGATGGTCAAACACGAATCCGAATACGACATTTCTGACGCGCGCGAGTATCAGCCCGACCTGCGCGGCAACCTCGAAACACAGATCGCCAATGTCGCCGACGAACTAGCCTACACGACTCACGACCTTGATGACGGCTTGCGTTCAGGCATGATCACGCCGCAGATGCTCGATGGCATTGCCTTGTGGGAAATTCTGCGCGAAACCTACAACTGGAGCGGGCGCGAACTGGAGGAGATGGAACGTCACCGCATGATCCGCCAACTTGTGGGCATCCTGATCACCGATATGGTCGAAGCGACTGACAAACGCCTGAAAGAAAGCAAGGCAAAGTCCGCGCTCGATCTTCAGAAACTGAAACACAATATGATCGGGCACAGCGAAGACATGCAGCGCCGCAACCGCGAACTGAAAGACTTCCTGTACAAGAAACTCTATCGCCATTATCGCGTGGCGCGGATGCAGGTTAAAGCGGAACGGCTGATCACTGATCTGTTCCATGCGTATCAGGCGGAGCCGTTGATGCTTCCCGACTCGGTACAAACCTTGATCGACAAGCGCGGACTGGAACGCGCGATCTGCGATTACATCGCCGGCATGACCGACCGTTATGCCATCGAAGAACATCAGAAACTTTTTAGTCCGCTCGAAAAGCCATAG
- the rpsP gene encoding 30S ribosomal protein S16 — translation MVRLRLRRIGLKGQPTYRVVAADKESPRDGKFLEILGFYNPRTQPATVHLKEDRVYHWMKNGALPTESVAQVFKASGTLDRWERFKKGEAVETLVKEADEAEAKRKEVKK, via the coding sequence ATGGTTCGTTTACGTTTACGTCGTATCGGTTTGAAGGGTCAGCCCACCTATCGCGTCGTCGCCGCGGACAAAGAGTCCCCTCGTGATGGCAAGTTTCTGGAAATTCTGGGCTTTTATAATCCCCGCACCCAACCTGCAACAGTCCATTTAAAAGAAGACCGCGTGTATCACTGGATGAAGAACGGCGCGTTGCCGACCGAGTCGGTGGCGCAGGTGTTCAAAGCCTCTGGCACGCTCGACCGCTGGGAACGCTTCAAGAAGGGCGAGGCAGTTGAAACGCTCGTCAAAGAAGCGGACGAGGCGGAAGCCAAACGCAAAGAAGTGAAGAAGTAA
- a CDS encoding BrnT family toxin, translating into MKYIFQWDDNKARSNLAKHKVSFDEGKTIFYDPFIITFDDESHSRHEERLISIGTSFNERLLLVVHLEREETSEGVFIRMISCRKATQLERNLYEEGE; encoded by the coding sequence ATGAAGTATATTTTTCAGTGGGACGACAATAAAGCGCGCAGTAATCTGGCGAAACATAAAGTGAGTTTCGACGAAGGCAAGACAATTTTTTACGACCCGTTCATTATTACGTTTGACGATGAGTCTCATTCGCGTCATGAAGAGCGGTTGATCAGCATAGGCACATCGTTCAACGAAAGACTTTTGCTGGTTGTCCATTTGGAAAGAGAAGAGACATCCGAAGGCGTGTTCATCCGAATGATCAGTTGTCGCAAGGCGACTCAACTTGAAAGAAATTTATATGAAGAAGGCGAATAA
- the rimM gene encoding 16S rRNA processing protein RimM produces MAKEKVTGSPKGEPLYLSVGFLRRPHGLHGEIIMDLHTDFPERMKSGRKLFVGDEHKPVTLASARPHQSGLLVKFKNVETPEDAGMFRNQWVFVKKADAPPLPAGTIYQHEMIGFKVVDENDNPLGELVEILETGANDVYVVRDDSGKEILLPAIPSVILDLQPARRLVRVHLLDGL; encoded by the coding sequence ATGGCAAAAGAAAAAGTCACAGGCTCGCCGAAAGGCGAGCCGCTTTATTTGAGCGTGGGATTTTTACGGCGTCCGCATGGGTTGCACGGCGAGATCATCATGGACTTGCACACGGATTTCCCCGAACGCATGAAGAGCGGGCGAAAACTTTTTGTCGGCGACGAACACAAGCCCGTCACTCTTGCCAGCGCGCGCCCGCATCAATCGGGTCTGCTTGTGAAATTCAAAAATGTTGAAACGCCCGAAGACGCGGGGATGTTTCGCAATCAATGGGTCTTCGTCAAAAAAGCGGATGCGCCTCCACTGCCAGCGGGCACGATCTATCAGCACGAAATGATCGGATTCAAAGTTGTGGATGAAAACGACAATCCGCTTGGCGAGTTGGTCGAGATTCTGGAGACAGGCGCGAACGATGTCTATGTAGTGCGGGATGACTCAGGCAAGGAGATTCTCCTCCCCGCGATTCCCTCGGTCATTCTGGACCTTCAGCCTGCCCGCCGTTTGGTGAGGGTTCATCTGTTGGATGGTTTATAA
- the greA gene encoding transcription elongation factor GreA — translation MSQPMYLTPEGEAKLKTELVELTGARREELAQRLRSAIQMGDLSENADYHKAKEDQAFLEGRIQEIEAILRMAVIVEKKQSDVVMVGSRVTVQEAGFDPETFSMVGAKEADPRNNKISNESPIGRALMNHRAGETVEAQTPGGTLQIKILNVE, via the coding sequence ATGTCTCAACCAATGTATCTCACTCCCGAAGGGGAGGCAAAACTAAAGACCGAATTAGTGGAACTCACCGGGGCGCGACGCGAAGAACTTGCCCAGCGCCTGCGATCCGCCATTCAAATGGGCGACCTTTCTGAAAACGCGGATTATCACAAAGCAAAAGAGGACCAAGCCTTTCTCGAAGGACGCATTCAGGAGATCGAAGCCATTCTACGCATGGCTGTGATCGTCGAAAAGAAACAAAGCGACGTGGTGATGGTTGGCTCGCGCGTCACTGTGCAGGAGGCAGGTTTTGACCCAGAGACCTTCTCCATGGTCGGAGCGAAGGAAGCGGATCCGCGCAACAACAAGATATCGAACGAGTCGCCGATTGGGAGGGCGTTGATGAATCACCGGGCAGGCGAAACCGTGGAGGCGCAAACCCCCGGCGGTACACTACAAATAAAGATACTCAACGTGGAATAA
- the dprA gene encoding DNA-protecting protein DprA, producing MDDKKFWVGFNLIKGIGAVRMQGLVAYFGDLESAWGAAPNELAEAGLGLKVIERVVQARENVDLDKVWDKIEKQGIKILTWQDEAYPQRLKEIDQPPPVLYIRGEYLPDDLFAVAIVGTRRVTPYGRQITEELSAFLAANGMTVISGLARGVDAVAHQSTLKAGGRTIGVLGSGVDKIYPPEHRALAEQMMERGAIISDYAPGTPPDASNFPPRNRIISGLSLAVVVVEAGETSGALITAEFAAEQGREVFAVPGSILAPQSKGTNKLIQNGALPLLSVNDLMQALDITRVGEHKAARKIMPSDAIEAKLLTVLTNEPMQIDEIRNQSELPIEKVSASLALMELKGMVRQVGGMNYVAVREVQSEYKT from the coding sequence ATGGACGACAAAAAATTCTGGGTCGGCTTCAACTTGATCAAAGGCATCGGCGCAGTCCGCATGCAGGGACTGGTCGCGTACTTCGGCGACTTGGAGTCCGCGTGGGGAGCCGCGCCGAACGAATTGGCTGAGGCAGGCTTGGGGTTGAAGGTGATCGAGCGCGTGGTGCAAGCGCGCGAAAATGTCGACCTTGATAAAGTCTGGGACAAAATCGAAAAGCAAGGAATCAAAATCCTGACATGGCAGGATGAAGCGTATCCGCAGCGACTGAAAGAAATTGACCAGCCTCCGCCTGTGTTGTACATCCGCGGTGAATATCTGCCTGATGATCTATTCGCAGTTGCCATCGTCGGCACGCGGCGAGTGACTCCGTATGGACGACAGATCACCGAAGAGTTGTCCGCTTTTCTCGCGGCGAACGGCATGACCGTCATCAGCGGACTGGCGCGCGGCGTGGACGCGGTCGCGCATCAATCCACGTTGAAGGCGGGCGGACGAACAATTGGCGTGTTGGGTTCGGGTGTGGACAAGATCTATCCGCCTGAACATCGCGCGCTCGCGGAACAAATGATGGAGCGCGGCGCAATCATCAGCGATTACGCGCCAGGCACGCCGCCCGACGCGTCGAACTTCCCGCCGCGTAACCGAATCATTTCGGGCTTGTCGCTTGCAGTCGTTGTCGTAGAGGCGGGCGAGACAAGCGGCGCATTGATCACCGCCGAGTTTGCCGCCGAGCAGGGACGTGAAGTCTTCGCCGTCCCTGGGAGTATCCTTGCGCCGCAAAGCAAAGGCACGAATAAATTGATCCAAAACGGCGCGCTTCCGCTGTTGAGCGTCAACGATTTGATGCAAGCATTAGACATCACGCGCGTCGGTGAACACAAAGCCGCACGTAAGATCATGCCCTCTGATGCAATCGAAGCAAAACTATTAACTGTGTTGACGAACGAGCCGATGCAGATTGACGAGATCCGCAATCAATCCGAGTTGCCCATCGAGAAAGTGTCCGCGTCTCTGGCGCTTATGGAATTGAAAGGAATGGTAAGGCAGGTCGGTGGTATGAATTACGTCGCAGTGCGTGAGGTACAATCGGAATATAAAACATAA
- the topA gene encoding type I DNA topoisomerase codes for MEAYCMKCKTKREMKDPVAGFNAKASPVTIGTCSVCGTKLYRMGKTDAHAGLVPPPKPEKVAKVEKRDGKLVIVESPAKAKTVGRFLGKGYTVRASVGHVRDLLKSQLSVDVDNGFTPKYRVPNEKKEVVKELKKLAQKAEEIYLATDPDREGESISWHLLESAEIEPARTKRVVFHEITEPAIKEAFSHPRDINMDLVNAQQARRVLDRLVGYSISPILWEKVRGRLSAGRVQSVALRLIVEREREIEAFVPVEYWSIHGEFQPEGLKSNFLAKLAKIDDADPELPNEETVKPILVDMETAAYTVTKVKRGERRRKPAAPFTTSTLQQEASRKLGFTAKRTMALAQGLYEGQDVGNGGTTGLITYMRTDSTNVSALAQQEARQYVTGKYGADFLPDEPPQYTKRSANAQEAHEAIRPTSVMREPESVKEFLEPAMFKLYRLIWQRFVASQMEAAVYDTLQVEVTGKTSAHEYLLRASGSAVKFAGFLVVYEEAKNEDKKSEEDEEENVKIPAGIAEGQKQELIRLIPEQHFTQPPPRYSEASLVQALEEDGIGRPSTYAPTISTIQARGYVLREEKRLVPTEIGIQVNDLMVEYFPDIVDLKFTARMEEDLDMISNGQAEWTEVMHEFYHPFAEDLKKAQAEMPVTKSAPEKIGRICPTDGGDLVIRYGRFGKFISCANFPNCRYTEPWLVKIGVQCPKDGGDIVEKKTRKGRTFYGCANYPNCDFTSWKRPLKQPCPKCNGLLVYANKREAQCTNCQETFLLETIIPETVE; via the coding sequence ATGGAAGCCTATTGTATGAAATGCAAGACCAAACGTGAGATGAAAGACCCTGTCGCGGGTTTCAACGCGAAGGCGTCTCCTGTCACGATTGGCACTTGCTCAGTGTGTGGAACAAAACTATATCGCATGGGAAAGACCGACGCGCACGCGGGACTCGTCCCGCCGCCGAAGCCTGAGAAGGTGGCAAAGGTGGAAAAGCGCGACGGCAAACTCGTCATCGTCGAATCGCCCGCGAAGGCGAAGACCGTCGGTCGTTTTCTCGGCAAGGGATACACAGTCCGCGCATCGGTGGGGCATGTGCGTGATTTGTTGAAGTCGCAGTTATCGGTGGATGTGGACAACGGCTTCACGCCGAAGTATCGCGTGCCAAACGAGAAAAAAGAAGTCGTCAAAGAACTCAAGAAGTTGGCGCAAAAAGCCGAAGAGATTTATCTCGCAACCGATCCCGACCGCGAAGGCGAATCGATTTCGTGGCATTTGCTCGAGTCGGCAGAGATCGAACCTGCGCGCACGAAGCGCGTCGTCTTTCACGAGATCACCGAACCCGCCATCAAAGAAGCGTTCTCGCATCCGCGCGACATCAACATGGATTTGGTGAACGCCCAGCAAGCGCGTCGCGTGCTGGATCGTTTGGTCGGCTACAGCATCAGCCCGATCCTCTGGGAGAAGGTGCGCGGACGCCTGTCGGCGGGACGCGTTCAATCGGTGGCGCTCAGGCTGATCGTCGAGAGAGAACGTGAGATCGAAGCGTTCGTGCCTGTCGAGTATTGGTCCATCCATGGCGAGTTCCAGCCCGAGGGATTGAAATCCAATTTTCTTGCGAAGCTGGCGAAGATAGACGATGCCGATCCCGAACTGCCCAACGAAGAAACGGTCAAGCCGATCCTTGTGGATATGGAGACTGCCGCGTACACGGTGACGAAGGTCAAGCGCGGCGAACGCCGACGTAAGCCTGCCGCGCCGTTTACGACTTCGACCCTGCAACAGGAGGCTTCGCGCAAACTCGGCTTCACCGCCAAACGCACGATGGCGCTGGCGCAGGGATTATATGAAGGGCAGGACGTGGGCAACGGCGGCACGACGGGTCTCATCACCTACATGCGAACCGACTCGACCAACGTTTCCGCTCTCGCGCAACAGGAAGCGCGGCAATATGTGACGGGAAAATACGGCGCAGACTTTTTGCCTGACGAACCGCCGCAATATACAAAACGCTCCGCCAACGCGCAAGAAGCGCACGAAGCGATTCGCCCAACCTCGGTGATGCGCGAACCTGAATCGGTGAAAGAATTTCTCGAGCCTGCCATGTTCAAGTTGTATCGTTTGATCTGGCAACGCTTTGTCGCTTCGCAGATGGAAGCGGCGGTATACGACACGCTACAAGTAGAAGTGACAGGCAAAACAAGCGCGCACGAATATTTATTGCGCGCCTCTGGTTCTGCGGTGAAGTTCGCGGGCTTTTTGGTCGTGTATGAAGAAGCCAAGAACGAAGATAAAAAATCGGAAGAAGATGAGGAAGAGAATGTCAAAATCCCTGCGGGCATTGCCGAGGGACAAAAGCAGGAATTGATTCGCCTCATCCCCGAACAACATTTCACACAACCGCCGCCGCGTTATTCGGAAGCGTCGCTTGTGCAAGCGCTCGAAGAAGATGGCATTGGTCGCCCGTCCACATACGCGCCGACGATCTCCACGATCCAAGCGCGCGGATACGTCTTGCGCGAAGAAAAACGACTCGTGCCGACGGAGATCGGAATCCAAGTCAATGATTTGATGGTGGAATACTTCCCCGACATCGTTGACCTGAAATTCACCGCGCGTATGGAAGAAGACCTCGACATGATCTCGAACGGTCAAGCCGAGTGGACGGAAGTGATGCACGAGTTCTATCATCCGTTCGCGGAAGACTTGAAAAAAGCGCAGGCAGAAATGCCCGTCACAAAAAGCGCGCCAGAAAAGATCGGGCGCATCTGTCCCACCGACGGCGGCGATCTCGTCATCCGTTATGGTCGCTTCGGCAAATTTATTTCGTGCGCGAACTTCCCCAATTGCCGTTACACCGAACCGTGGCTCGTCAAGATCGGCGTGCAATGCCCCAAAGACGGCGGCGACATCGTCGAAAAGAAAACGCGCAAAGGGCGCACGTTCTACGGATGCGCGAATTATCCGAATTGCGATTTCACCTCGTGGAAGCGCCCGCTCAAACAGCCCTGCCCAAAATGCAACGGCTTGCTTGTGTACGCCAACAAACGCGAAGCGCAATGCACGAACTGTCAGGAAACTTTCCTGCTCGAAACGATTATTCCCGAAACAGTTGAATAG
- a CDS encoding TIGR02206 family membrane protein: MSQFFAENYLGSAFNLFGIAHIGGLTFILFLNLFLIHFKNASNATKSKIRWTLALILLVNEVAWHAWNYAVGWWTIQTMLPLHLCSLLVWMGALMLVTKNYAIYEFAYFLGIGGAIQALITPDLGIYGFPHFRFFQTFISHGLIVTSAIYMTAVERFRPTWKSIVRVAIWMNIYVVTIYFINTAIGSNYLMINYKPNTSSLLSLLPDWPLYVLYMEGIGIVTCLLLYLPFAIKDWRNKNQANKDSASRLESISK; encoded by the coding sequence ATGAGCCAGTTCTTTGCAGAAAACTACCTCGGTTCTGCCTTCAACCTGTTCGGCATCGCGCACATCGGCGGGTTGACCTTTATCCTTTTCTTGAATCTTTTCCTCATCCATTTCAAGAACGCCAGCAACGCGACCAAGAGCAAAATCCGCTGGACACTGGCGTTGATTCTGCTGGTCAACGAGGTCGCTTGGCACGCATGGAATTACGCCGTCGGCTGGTGGACGATCCAGACCATGCTTCCACTTCACTTGTGTAGCCTGCTGGTGTGGATGGGCGCGTTGATGCTGGTCACAAAAAATTACGCCATCTACGAGTTTGCGTATTTTCTCGGCATCGGCGGCGCGATACAGGCATTGATCACGCCCGATCTCGGCATCTATGGCTTCCCACACTTCAGGTTTTTTCAAACGTTTATTTCGCATGGATTGATCGTTACCTCCGCAATATACATGACCGCCGTGGAACGGTTTCGTCCCACGTGGAAGTCGATCGTCAGGGTGGCGATTTGGATGAACATCTATGTTGTCACGATCTATTTCATCAACACAGCCATTGGCAGTAATTATCTGATGATCAATTACAAGCCGAACACGTCCAGCCTGCTCAGCCTGCTCCCCGATTGGCCCCTCTATGTGCTTTATATGGAAGGGATCGGCATTGTGACTTGCCTGCTTTTATATCTTCCTTTCGCAATCAAAGATTGGCGCAACAAGAATCAAGCAAACAAAGACAGCGCCTCGCGGCTGGAAAGCATTTCAAAATAA
- a CDS encoding KH domain-containing protein — MKELIEYIAKSLVDHPEEVHVTQSGGGSRARIELSVSKDDMGRVIGKGGKVANSIRALLRVAAEREGKQATLDVVEPE, encoded by the coding sequence ATGAAAGAATTAATCGAGTACATCGCAAAGTCGTTAGTGGATCATCCTGAGGAAGTGCACGTGACTCAATCGGGAGGCGGTTCGCGCGCGCGCATCGAGTTGAGCGTGTCGAAAGACGACATGGGGCGCGTCATCGGCAAAGGCGGCAAGGTCGCCAACTCCATCCGCGCGTTGTTGCGAGTGGCGGCGGAGCGCGAAGGCAAGCAAGCCACGCTCGATGTGGTCGAGCCAGAATAA
- a CDS encoding SAM-dependent methyltransferase, which translates to MTNQKTNSGGLPASFRDPSGFLFSRGGVLYRQINRAYERDYSRLMESGLYERLVKAGFLIPHVEANQVAPESEASPKGDVAFKVIQPERVPFISYPYEWSFGQLKSAALATLTIQKRALKADMSLKDASAYNMQFVRGKATLIDTLSFEVYEEGQPWVAYKQFCQHFLAPLALMALRDVRLSQLLRAYIDGVPLDLASELLPTKTRFNFGLLTHIHVHAGAQKKYAGEEVKSRGGSMSRQAMTGLIESLESTIQKLDWTPRGTEWGNYYDITNYSDAAFEHKKQLVGEWSARLKPALTWDLGANNGEFSRVAGANSAFVVSFDIDPAAVEQNYRQMKHDKTENLLPLLLDLTNPSPAIGWANRERDSFGGRGPADLALALAVIHHLAISNNVPLPQLADFFAETTKWLVIEFVPKQDSQVQKLLASRKDIFPSYTREGFEAAFVERFAIREAVEIRESERVLYLMERK; encoded by the coding sequence ATGACGAATCAGAAAACGAATAGCGGAGGACTACCCGCTTCTTTTCGGGACCCCAGCGGGTTTTTGTTTTCTCGAGGCGGAGTCCTGTACCGACAGATTAATCGCGCTTACGAGCGCGATTATTCGCGTTTGATGGAGTCGGGGTTGTACGAGAGGCTGGTGAAGGCTGGGTTTTTGATTCCGCATGTCGAAGCGAATCAGGTTGCCCCTGAGAGCGAAGCGTCCCCTAAAGGGGATGTAGCATTTAAAGTCATCCAGCCTGAGCGCGTGCCGTTCATTTCGTATCCGTATGAATGGTCGTTCGGGCAGTTGAAGTCTGCCGCGCTGGCGACGTTGACCATCCAAAAGCGCGCGTTGAAAGCGGACATGTCGTTGAAAGACGCGAGCGCGTACAACATGCAATTCGTGCGCGGCAAAGCGACGTTGATCGACACGTTGTCGTTTGAAGTGTATGAAGAGGGACAGCCGTGGGTGGCATATAAACAATTCTGCCAACATTTTCTCGCGCCGCTGGCGTTGATGGCATTGCGCGACGTGCGCTTGAGTCAACTTTTGCGCGCCTACATTGACGGCGTGCCGCTTGACCTTGCGAGCGAATTGCTCCCAACGAAGACAAGATTTAATTTTGGTTTGCTTACGCATATTCACGTTCACGCGGGCGCGCAGAAAAAATATGCGGGTGAGGAAGTCAAGTCGCGTGGAGGTTCGATGAGCCGACAAGCGATGACAGGTTTGATCGAGAGTCTCGAGTCTACGATTCAAAAACTCGATTGGACTCCGCGCGGCACCGAATGGGGAAATTATTACGACATCACCAATTATTCCGACGCGGCGTTTGAACACAAAAAGCAACTCGTGGGCGAATGGTCGGCGCGACTCAAGCCCGCGCTCACCTGGGACTTGGGCGCGAACAACGGCGAGTTCAGCCGCGTGGCTGGCGCGAACAGCGCGTTCGTTGTTTCGTTCGATATTGATCCCGCCGCCGTCGAACAAAATTATCGGCAGATGAAGCACGATAAAACTGAGAATCTTTTGCCGCTATTATTAGACCTGACGAATCCGAGTCCCGCCATCGGCTGGGCGAACCGTGAGCGCGATTCGTTCGGTGGGCGAGGTCCCGCCGATCTGGCGCTGGCTCTGGCGGTCATTCATCATCTCGCGATTTCAAACAATGTGCCGCTACCTCAACTCGCGGACTTTTTTGCCGAAACCACAAAATGGCTGGTGATCGAGTTCGTCCCGAAGCAAGATAGCCAAGTGCAGAAACTACTCGCCTCGCGGAAAGATATTTTCCCCTCGTACACACGCGAGGGATTTGAAGCGGCATTTGTTGAACGTTTCGCAATTCGAGAGGCGGTTGAGATCCGCGAATCGGAACGGGTGTTGTATTTGATGGAGAGGAAGTAA
- a CDS encoding cupredoxin domain-containing protein → MKMYAVITVMLVCLLLTSCKDGGSSAAIDVTLTDFQFTPNSFTIMAGREITINAVNNGVVEHEFAILKFGADAGDEFDEEDKQNIYWEVKVPARAIGHVDVHCSVRAGRV, encoded by the coding sequence ATGAAAATGTATGCGGTCATCACCGTAATGCTCGTATGTTTACTATTGACTTCCTGTAAAGACGGCGGGTCATCCGCCGCCATCGATGTAACCCTGACCGACTTTCAATTCACGCCCAATTCCTTTACGATTATGGCGGGGCGGGAAATCACGATCAACGCGGTGAACAATGGAGTGGTGGAGCATGAATTTGCCATCCTAAAATTTGGCGCCGATGCGGGCGATGAGTTTGACGAAGAAGATAAGCAGAATATCTATTGGGAGGTGAAAGTGCCTGCCCGGGCAATCGGTCACGTTGACGTTCACTGCTCCGTCCGCGCCGGGCGAGTATAG